In Paractinoplanes brasiliensis, the following proteins share a genomic window:
- a CDS encoding LLM class flavin-dependent oxidoreductase, whose amino-acid sequence MSRQLHFNLFLHDTGHHEASWRLPGSDPYANLSLAAHQHLARVAEDAKFDSVFLADSPVLWSDPGRRPAGKLEPTLLLAALAVNTSRIGLIATASTSYNEPYNLARRFASLDHLSGGRAGWNIVTTAGDAAARNFGLAGQPLHRDRYERADEFLDVSTKLWDSWADDAIVADKQAGVHALRERVRAIEHAGQFFQVEGALNLPRSPQGHPLLVQAGSSEDGKDFAAKWAEAVFTAQPTLAESQAFYADLKRRVAGHGRDPDHVVVLPGIVPVIGDTEAEARELDAELDRLIAPRYAIGTLAQTLRVDPGRLRLDEPLPDDLPGEDEIEGAKSRRTLIVDWARRENLTVRQLIGKLGGGRGHRTFTGTPAQVAGTIQHYFENGAADGFNIMPAVLPSGIEKFAGEVVPILQERGLFRTEYTGATLREHYGLPRPANRLVLR is encoded by the coding sequence ATGAGCCGCCAACTGCACTTCAACCTGTTCCTGCACGACACCGGGCATCACGAGGCGTCGTGGCGGCTGCCCGGCTCCGACCCGTACGCGAATCTCTCGCTCGCCGCCCATCAGCACCTCGCGCGGGTGGCCGAGGACGCCAAGTTCGACTCGGTGTTCCTGGCCGACAGCCCGGTGCTGTGGAGCGACCCGGGACGCCGCCCGGCCGGCAAGCTGGAACCGACGCTGCTGCTGGCCGCGCTGGCCGTCAACACCAGCCGGATCGGGCTCATCGCGACCGCGTCCACCTCGTACAACGAGCCCTACAACCTGGCCCGCCGCTTCGCCTCGCTCGACCACCTGTCCGGCGGGCGGGCCGGCTGGAACATCGTCACCACGGCAGGGGACGCCGCCGCGCGCAACTTCGGCCTGGCCGGTCAGCCGCTGCACCGCGACCGCTACGAGCGCGCCGACGAGTTCCTCGACGTGTCGACGAAACTGTGGGACAGCTGGGCCGACGACGCGATCGTGGCCGACAAGCAGGCCGGGGTGCACGCGCTGCGGGAACGTGTCCGGGCAATCGAGCACGCGGGGCAGTTCTTCCAGGTCGAGGGGGCGCTCAACCTGCCCCGGTCGCCGCAGGGCCACCCGCTGCTCGTGCAGGCCGGGTCGTCGGAGGACGGCAAGGACTTCGCCGCCAAGTGGGCCGAGGCCGTGTTCACCGCGCAGCCCACGCTGGCCGAGAGCCAGGCCTTCTACGCCGACCTCAAACGCCGGGTGGCCGGGCACGGGCGCGACCCCGATCACGTCGTCGTCCTGCCCGGCATCGTTCCGGTCATCGGGGACACCGAGGCCGAGGCGCGCGAACTCGACGCCGAACTCGACCGGCTGATCGCGCCGCGGTACGCCATCGGGACGCTCGCGCAGACGCTGCGCGTCGACCCCGGCCGGCTGCGCCTGGACGAGCCGCTGCCCGACGACCTGCCCGGCGAGGACGAGATCGAGGGGGCCAAGAGCCGCCGTACGCTGATCGTCGACTGGGCGCGCCGCGAGAACCTGACCGTGCGCCAGCTCATCGGCAAACTCGGCGGCGGCCGGGGGCACCGCACCTTCACCGGCACGCCCGCACAGGTGGCCGGCACCATCCAGCACTATTTCGAGAACGGCGCGGCCGACGGGTTCAACATCATGCCGGCCGTGCTGCCCTCGGGCATCGAGAAGTTCGCCGGCGAGGTCGTGCCCATCCTGCAGGAGCGGGGGCTTTTCCGTACGGAGTACACCGGCGCGACGCTGCGCGAGC